A genomic stretch from Thermomonospora umbrina includes:
- a CDS encoding phytanoyl-CoA dioxygenase family protein has translation MSVDIDRFVADGFVKLETDAHRAPGDAARALLWQRIGLSPDDPSGWREPVVWTADLTGEGPFGELSRSPHLRRALDAVAGPGGWAPRGALGNMPIRFPGVEPADDRGWHIDASVARPDGSWAVSGRPETLLLLVLMSEVGDDDAPTRIRVGSHRDAARVLGDRVLDPFEAGPLLDEASKERPVAYATGLPGDMYVVHPLTVHAADVHRGTRPRFMAQAPVFLTSPVTPNGPNALARALQP, from the coding sequence AGACGGACGCCCATCGCGCGCCCGGCGACGCGGCCCGAGCGCTGTTGTGGCAGCGGATCGGCCTGTCACCCGACGACCCGTCCGGTTGGCGCGAGCCGGTGGTGTGGACCGCCGACCTGACCGGCGAGGGCCCGTTCGGCGAGCTCAGCCGCAGCCCTCACCTGCGACGGGCGCTGGACGCCGTGGCGGGCCCCGGCGGATGGGCCCCGCGCGGTGCTCTGGGCAACATGCCCATCCGCTTCCCCGGCGTGGAGCCGGCCGACGACCGGGGCTGGCACATCGACGCCTCCGTGGCCCGCCCCGACGGCTCGTGGGCCGTGTCGGGCCGACCGGAGACGCTGCTGCTGCTCGTCCTGATGTCGGAGGTCGGCGACGACGACGCCCCGACCCGCATCCGCGTGGGCTCCCACCGCGACGCCGCCCGCGTGCTGGGCGACCGGGTCCTCGACCCGTTCGAGGCGGGTCCCCTGCTCGACGAGGCGTCGAAGGAACGGCCGGTGGCCTACGCGACGGGCCTGCCCGGCGACATGTACGTGGTCCACCCGCTGACCGTCCACGCGGCGGACGTCCACCGGGGCACCCGCCCACGCTTCATGGCCCAGGCCCCGGTCTTCCTAACGTCCCCGGTCACCCCGAACGGCCCCAACGCCCTGGCTCGGGCCCTACAGCCCTGA
- a CDS encoding TetR/AcrR family transcriptional regulator, translating into MDPESLLERAYSDAVERVDDADETRARVLDAAYEQFSRMGIRRSTMEDVARRAGVSRITVYRRFATKDALVEQVVRREFRRYFDQFLIDIEQAETAADRVVAGFVSSLRAIRGNPMIGGLIATEPELVVPSMAHDGGRTLAIVRQFVAGQLRREQRAGNVAGDLDTDLVAEMMVRVSASFLTVPSHLIDLDDETQLAMVAHRFLVPMLEPPGTF; encoded by the coding sequence ATGGACCCTGAGTCACTGTTGGAACGGGCCTATTCCGACGCCGTCGAACGCGTCGACGACGCCGATGAGACCCGTGCGCGCGTCCTCGACGCGGCGTACGAGCAGTTCTCCCGAATGGGCATCCGGCGTTCCACCATGGAGGACGTGGCCCGACGCGCCGGGGTCTCGCGGATCACGGTCTACCGCCGGTTCGCCACGAAGGACGCGCTGGTCGAACAGGTGGTGCGCCGAGAATTCCGCCGCTATTTCGACCAGTTCCTCATCGATATCGAGCAGGCCGAAACCGCCGCCGACCGCGTGGTCGCCGGCTTCGTCAGCTCACTGCGCGCCATCCGGGGCAACCCGATGATCGGCGGCCTGATCGCCACGGAGCCGGAACTGGTCGTCCCCTCCATGGCCCACGACGGCGGCCGCACCCTCGCCATCGTCCGACAATTCGTCGCCGGCCAACTCCGCCGCGAACAACGCGCCGGCAACGTCGCCGGCGACCTGGACACCGACCTCGTGGCCGAAATGATGGTCCGCGTCTCCGCGTCCTTCCTCACGGTCCCCAGCCACCTCATCGACCTCGACGACGAGACCCAACTCGCCATGGTGGCCCACCGCTTCCTCGTCCCCATGCTCGAACCCCCTGGAACGTTCTGA
- a CDS encoding DUF397 domain-containing protein, with protein MVSSSATSRCPSKACIEVARPAHGTIGVGDGKNADAGPVLDFAPGEWTAFLHTVRSK; from the coding sequence TTGGTCTCCTCCTCGGCCACTTCCCGCTGCCCGAGCAAAGCCTGTATCGAGGTCGCCCGCCCCGCCCACGGCACCATCGGCGTAGGCGACGGCAAGAACGCCGACGCCGGCCCGGTGCTGGACTTCGCCCCTGGCGAGTGGACGGCGTTCCTTCACACCGTTCGCTCCAAGTAG